GCGGGCCAAGTGGTTCACGCGCTCACACAATTCAGGATCTACAGGTGGAACCTGGAAGGGCGCCTTTTCGACCCGAAGCTCTTTCGCCAGCTCCAGCGTCATGTCAATCATGGGCTGGATCCCCTTATGGCCAAATTCGATCACCTCAACCATCACCTCTTCAGGGACCTCATTAGCTCCAGCCTCGAGCATCACTACAGCGCTTCTGGTCCCCGCAACCACTACATCGATGTCAGATTCTTCCATCTGGGCATAGGTTGGATTGAGGACCAACTTGCCATCTACGCGGCCCACCCGGACAGCCCCAATCGGCCCAAGGAACGGGATTGGCGCGATGGTGAGAGCGGCGGAGGCGCCTAATACCGCCAGGACGTCAGGGTCGTTTTCCTGGTCAGCCGACAGGACCGTGGCGATAATCTGGACGTCATGTCGATAGCCATCCGGAAAGAGGGGGCGGAGGGGGCGGTCGATGAGGCGCGAGGTCAGCGTCTCCTTCTCATGGGGACGGCCTTCCCGCTTGAAGAATCCGCCGGGGATCTTGCCTGCAGCATAGGCCCGCTCCTGGTAATCGACCGTGAGAGGAAAGAAATCGATCCCCTGCCGCATCTGTTTCGAAGCTACCGCCGTCACCAGAACGACCGTATCGCCGTACCGGACCAACACGGCGCCATCGGCCTGTCTGGCCACACGCCCAGCCTCTATACTTAATGGTTTGCCTTCGATGATCTGTTCGACACGGCAGCTCATTTACGGATTCCCAACCTTTCAATAACCTGCTTATACCGATTCGCATCTTTGCTCCTGAGGTAATCCAGGAGCTTCCGGCGACGTGCAACGAGGCGAAGCAATCCTCGTCTGGAGTGGTGGTCTTTCTTGTGGTTATTCAGGTGCTCGGTTAGATACCCTATTCGTCCGGTCAGGAGAGCGATTTGGACATCCGGAGAGCCGGAGTCACTATCATGAAGCCGATACTGCCCGATGATCTCTTGTTTATTCGTCGACGCCTTGGCCACGAAGCCGTATCCTCCTTTCTTCTCAAATAGATACTCAAAACCACGAGTACGATAGCATAGGCCATCAGGGGAGTAAAGTCCATTCTTCTGGGGAAAACCGGGGGAACGCAGCAAACATCGCATCCGCCTGCCGCTTGTCACG
The nucleotide sequence above comes from Candidatus Methylomirabilis tolerans. Encoded proteins:
- the rpsO gene encoding 30S ribosomal protein S15, producing the protein MAKASTNKQEIIGQYRLHDSDSGSPDVQIALLTGRIGYLTEHLNNHKKDHHSRRGLLRLVARRRKLLDYLRSKDANRYKQVIERLGIRK